A window of Esox lucius isolate fEsoLuc1 chromosome 18, fEsoLuc1.pri, whole genome shotgun sequence contains these coding sequences:
- the LOC105017660 gene encoding zinc finger protein 180-like: MTSEKMNDCSGTLGLNLNIKEEEMQNFKVKENEAFTVKEDQEAFTMKLLTFRFENEEEAVSTEEIIRVKIEEGRGKSTETRQGSQSGRSPIQEPDWRAPVEKPHCCPKCGKSFSESGNLKQHMRTHSGERPYHCTKCGKRFIQLGHFNCHQRTHTREKPFSCGECGKSFSQTINLKKHQLTHSGERHFLCSECGKSFSSSTNLKRHQSTHSNEKPFQCSNCEKCFTHIHHLTRHQTVHTGEKPFTCTDCGRCFSLQGTLKKHQRTHTGEKPYHCLLCGKNFSLSVALKRHQLTHTGEKPYQCSQCGKSFTQKGHLTQHQGTHELERPYPCSQCGKSYSSAPSLKAHQRNHAKAVMLRTHQDEHL, encoded by the exons ATGACCTCAGAGAAAATGAATGATTGCAGTGGAACATTGGGGCTGAATCTTAACATCAAAGAGGAGGAGATGCAAAATTTCAAAGTGAAGGAAAATGAGGCATTCACAGTAAAGGAGGATCAGGAAGCTTTCACAATGAAGTTGTTGACATTCAGATTTGAAAATGAAGAGGAAGCAGTTTCAACTGAAGAGATTATCAGAGTGAAAATTGAGGAGGGTAGAG GAAAAAGCACAGAGACAAGACAGGGTTCACAAAGTGGAAGAAGTCCAATACAGGAACCTGACTGGCGAGCTCCTGTAGAGAAACCTCACTGCTGCCCCAAGTGTGGAAAATCATTCTCAGAGTCAGGAAACCTAAAGCAGCACATGCGGACTCACAGTGGAGAGAGACCGTACCACTGCACTAAATGTGGTAAACGCTTCATACAATTGGGTCACTTCAATTGCCACCAGCGTACTCATACTCGGGAGAAACCGTTCAGTTGTGGTGAGTGCGGGAAAAGTTTTTCTCAGACAATAAATCTGAAGAAGCACCAACTAACACACTCTGGTGAAAGACACTTCTTGTGTTCtgaatgtggaaagagtttttcTTCATCCACCAACCTAAAAAGACACCAGAGCACGCACAGCAATGAAAAGCCTTTTCAGTGCTCTAACTGTGAAAAGTGTTTCACTCACATCCACCACCTAACAAGACATCAGACTGTacacacaggggagaaacctTTCACTTGCACTGACTGTGGGAGGTGTTTTTCTCTACAGGGTACTTTAAAAAAACACCAGCgcacacacactggagagaaaccgtACCACTGCTTGCTATGTGGGAAGaatttctctctttcagttGCACTAAAGAGACaccaactcacacacactgggGAGAAACCGTACCAATGCTCacaatgtggaaagagtttcacCCAAAAGGGTCATTTAACTCAACACCAGGGAACGCATGAGCTGGAAAGGCCTTACCCCTGCTCCCAGTGTGGCAAGAGTTACTCCTCAGCCCCCTCACTAAAAGCACATCAAAGGAATCATGCTAAGGCAGTCATGTTGAGGACACACCAGGATGAACATTTGTAA